The following coding sequences are from one Hydra vulgaris chromosome 04, alternate assembly HydraT2T_AEP window:
- the LOC136079487 gene encoding uncharacterized protein LOC136079487: MPDQWKSTHLTPIPKIANPHSMEDYRPIAITSALCKIFNQEVKTKMTEQLEGAEGLFICISSSLFMVYINRLAASDLNRQVELSKDLDFVDLKTSFEALNMF; the protein is encoded by the exons ATGCCAGATCAATGGAAATCAACTCACTTAACACCTATACCTAAAATAGCGAACCCACATTCTATGGAAGATTATCGGCCAATAGCTATCACATCTGCTCTATGCAAAATTTTTAACC aagaagttaaaactaaaatgactg agcagttagaAGGAGCTGAAGGCCTTTTTA tttgtattagttcaagtttatttatggtttatatta acaggCTAGCTGCCAGCGACTTAA acagACAGGTAGAACTCAGTAAGGACTTAGATTTTgtagatttaaaaacttcttttgaagcattgaatatgttttaa